A window from Hemibagrus wyckioides isolate EC202008001 linkage group LG19, SWU_Hwy_1.0, whole genome shotgun sequence encodes these proteins:
- the cd9b gene encoding CD9 molecule b isoform X1, giving the protein MAALTSGEQLVKYLLFAFNFVIWLAGTGVLAIGLWLRFDKKTESLFQVENSPSTFLTGVYILIVAGALMMVVGFLGCCGAIRESQCMLGLFFIFLLVIFAAEVAAGIWGLSNKSKIVEEVKQFYSETFANYQNTKQPALKETLKAIQYSLQCCGPSGTVFDGASDTCPKKEGLDVLITTSCPAAIQDLFDSKMHIIGGVGIGIGLIMIFGMLFSMLLCCAVRRTRDVV; this is encoded by the exons ATGGCAGCGTTAACAAGTGGAGAGCAGCTAGTCAAATATCTCTTATTCGcctttaattttgttatttgg CTTGCAGGTACAGGAGTCCTGGCTATTGGACTCTGGCTGCGTTTTGACAAGAAGACCGAAAGCCTGTTTCAAGTGGAAAACTCCCCTTCCACATTCCtcactg GTGTTTACATCCTCATTGTGGCTGGAGCCCTCATGATGGTGGTTGGGTTCCTTGGGTGCTGTGGAGCCATCAGAGAGTCCCAGTGTATGCTGGGATTG TTCTTTATTTTCCTGCTCGTCATCTTTGCAGCAGAAGTGGCTGCAGGTATTTGGGGGCTGTCCAACAAAAGCAAG aTTGTAGAAGAGGTAAAGCAATTTTACAGTGAGACCTTTGCTAATTACCAAAATACAAAGCAGCCAGCACTGAAGGAAACTTTGAAAGCCATTCagtatagt CTTCAGTGCTGCGGTCCATCTGGAACAGTGTTTGATGGTGCCTCAGACACCTGCCCAAAGAAGGAGGGTTTGGATGTCCTAATCACTACG AGCTGCCCAGCTGCAATACAGGACCTGTTTGATTCGAAGATGCACATTATTGGAGGTGTGGGCATTGGCATTGGTTTGATCATG ATCTTTGGCATGCTCTTCAGCATGTTGCTGTGCTGTGCCGTCAGACGAACACGAGATGTTGTGTAG
- the cd9b gene encoding CD9 molecule b isoform X2, translating into MAAGGGLSCIKYLMFGFNFLFWLAGTGVLAIGLWLRFDKKTESLFQVENSPSTFLTGVYILIVAGALMMVVGFLGCCGAIRESQCMLGLFFIFLLVIFAAEVAAGIWGLSNKSKIVEEVKQFYSETFANYQNTKQPALKETLKAIQYSLQCCGPSGTVFDGASDTCPKKEGLDVLITTSCPAAIQDLFDSKMHIIGGVGIGIGLIMIFGMLFSMLLCCAVRRTRDVV; encoded by the exons ATGGCAGCCGGTGGTGGTCTCAGTTGTATCAAGTACTTGATGTTTGGCTTCAATTTCCTGTTTTGG CTTGCAGGTACAGGAGTCCTGGCTATTGGACTCTGGCTGCGTTTTGACAAGAAGACCGAAAGCCTGTTTCAAGTGGAAAACTCCCCTTCCACATTCCtcactg GTGTTTACATCCTCATTGTGGCTGGAGCCCTCATGATGGTGGTTGGGTTCCTTGGGTGCTGTGGAGCCATCAGAGAGTCCCAGTGTATGCTGGGATTG TTCTTTATTTTCCTGCTCGTCATCTTTGCAGCAGAAGTGGCTGCAGGTATTTGGGGGCTGTCCAACAAAAGCAAG aTTGTAGAAGAGGTAAAGCAATTTTACAGTGAGACCTTTGCTAATTACCAAAATACAAAGCAGCCAGCACTGAAGGAAACTTTGAAAGCCATTCagtatagt CTTCAGTGCTGCGGTCCATCTGGAACAGTGTTTGATGGTGCCTCAGACACCTGCCCAAAGAAGGAGGGTTTGGATGTCCTAATCACTACG AGCTGCCCAGCTGCAATACAGGACCTGTTTGATTCGAAGATGCACATTATTGGAGGTGTGGGCATTGGCATTGGTTTGATCATG ATCTTTGGCATGCTCTTCAGCATGTTGCTGTGCTGTGCCGTCAGACGAACACGAGATGTTGTGTAG
- the LOC131370183 gene encoding small lysine-rich protein 1 produces MPTRTKKSKSHSAKPKKKSDKKRPSKKRSANTACSKPAVDILSPAAIENAYYISHSAVDCLEFRGFSWPEATKKKKGKGLKKKSKTKNENALM; encoded by the exons ATG CCTACAAGAACCAAAAAATCCAAGTCTCATAGtgccaaaccaaaaaaaaagagtgacaAAAAGCGCCCATCTAAGAAAAGGTCAGCGAATACAGCATGCTCGAAGCCAGCAGTGGATATTCTGAGCCCAGCTGCCATTGAGAACGCCTACTACATTTCCCACAGTGCAGTGGACTGTCTGGAGTTCAGAGGCTTTAGCTGGCCTGAAGccactaagaaaaaaaaaggaaagggactaaaaaaaaaaagcaaaacaaaaaatgagaaTGCCTTAatgtaa